From a single Rutidosis leptorrhynchoides isolate AG116_Rl617_1_P2 chromosome 5, CSIRO_AGI_Rlap_v1, whole genome shotgun sequence genomic region:
- the LOC139848722 gene encoding glutamate receptor 2.9-like, giving the protein MNLKPPNYWSGVIPLSSHHPPEKGHKLLKIGVPAKVVFNQFVNVIYDPNKNKTYVTGFLIKVLEAVMNQLPYALSYVIVPYKGTYDNLLAEVYNKTLDIVIGDIEITADRYRYAEFSQPYMETEIVIVVPAKRDTNKEGFIFLYVFTKKLWIALLAMTIGTILIVWFNEHVHENQDFKASSTFEYVTKMIWFAIAILSLSQRELIKNNLSRLALATWR; this is encoded by the exons ATGAATTTGAAACCTCCAAATTATTGGTCCGGTGTAATTCCTCTGAGCAGTCATCATCCACCAGAGAAAGGACATAAACTATTGAAGATTGGTGTGCCTGCAAAAGTTGTGTTTAATCAATTTGTCAATGTTATTTACGATCCAAACAAGAATAAAACCTATGTGACTGGTTTCTTGATAAAAGTTCTTGAAGCTGTCATGAACCAACTTCCATATGCACTGTCTTATGTTATAGTTCCATACAAAGGGACATATGACAATTTGTTGGCAGAAGTTTATAATAAG ACATTGGATATAGTTATTGGGGATATTGAAATAACAGCAGATCGGTACCGGTATGCTGAGTTTTCCCAGCCTTACATGGAGACAGAAATAGTCATAGTGGTGCCAGCTAAAAGAGATACTAACAAAGAAGGGTTTATCTTCCTTTACGTGTTTACAAAAAAATTGTGGATTGCATTATTGGCAATGACAATAGGCACGATATTAATCGTCTGGTTTAACGAACACGTACATGAAAATCAAGATTTTAaggcttcatcaaccttcgaatatGTTACAAAGATGATTTGGTTCGCAATAGCAATTTTGTCACTGTCACAAA GAGAATTGATTAAAAACAATTTATCTCGCTTGGCGCTAGCTACATGGCGCTAG